The following nucleotide sequence is from Deltaproteobacteria bacterium.
CTATTGACGACTTCACAAAAAATCCTTATGCTTCCGCAAGGCCTTTTGTTTAATAGTCCGGGAAATTGGGATGGAGAAAACCAAACGGGATAAAATAGGAGAGGGTTATGATGAAGAAAAAAAGCTTGGTCTGGAAACTGGCATTAGTCGCAGTGGGGCTCACCTTTATTTTCGCTGCGTGTGCGAAGAAAAAGGAAGAGGCAAAGGTTGAAAAGGCGATTAAAATCCCTGTCGCTTCGCCCTTCACCGGGCCGCTCGCAACATTCGGTGAGGGTGTTAAGAACGCCGCCCTGCTGATGGGTGAGGAAGTTAACGCCGCAGGTGGGATCAACGGACGAAAGGTAGAGATCGTTCTCGGCGATGATCTCTGTGATCCAAAGGAAGCCGCCAACGTCGCCACCAAATTCGCCGCCGATCCTGATGTCTACATCGTCATCGGGCATCTGTGCAGTTCCTCCACCATGGCCGCCCTTCCCATCTATAAGGAAGCCAAGCTTCCGGCCATCTCCCCGGCGAGCACAAACCCCTCCATCGGGAAGATGAGCCCCTACTACTTCCGCGACGTTTACAAGGATGATTTCCAGGGTGTTTTCCTTGCCAAGTACGTCAAAAAAGCCATGGGGTGGAATAAAATCGCTGTTTTTTACGAAACCAACGATTATTCCATAGGTCTGAAGAACGCCTTCGAGGGCGAAGCCAAGACCCTGGGAATTAAGATCGTCGGCGAGGAGGCCTATACCAGCGATACGACGGACTTCACCCCCCAGCTCACCAAGATAAAAAGTTCAAAACCCGACGCAATCTTTATCCCCGGATACGCGCCTCAGGCAACCCTCATTATCTCGCAGGCCGCCAAACTCGGAATGAAGGTAGGGTATTTCGGTGCCGACGGTCTGGATGACAAAATTATGCTGGAAAACCCCGATGCCGAGGGGCTCCTCATTACCAGTCCCTTCCTTCCCGACAAGGCCGGACCGGGCGCTCAGGGATTTATCAAAGCCTACAAGGCAAAGTACGGTGTGGAGCCGAACTGGTTTGCCGCCAACACCTACGACGCCGTTGGGATGGCTGTGCAGGCTATCAGGAAAGTCGGCACGAACAGGGAGAAGATCAGGGATTACCTTGCGTCCATGAACTCTCCGGAGAAAGCCTACAAGGGCGTGACCGGCGCCACCTATTTTGACGAGAATGGAGACTGCCTTAAACCAGCTTTTGTCAAGACAATCCGCAACGGAAAATGGCTCAGCGCTGAGAAACAGATGACGGACTGAGTTCCGTGCAATTTGGACAGGAAGAAACAGGCGGGTTCAGGCACCTTTTGCCCGCCTGTCTCTTTTTGTCTTTTTCAAGGATCCTTAACAATGTTAAATAGATATTAATGAGGTAAATCAAGATTGTCCCACGCCTTTCTGGATTCCATCTCCCTTTTTGGACAGCAGGTAATAAATGGGATTACGTTGGGATCGGTATATGCTTTGATAGCAGTGGGCTACACCATGGTCTATGGTGTTATAGAACTCATTAATTTCGCCCATGGCGAAGTTTACATGATGGGAGCGTTTTTCTCCTTCACCATGGTAACTTCCATGGGGTTGAGCATCTGGGTGGCGTTCCCGGTGGCCATCGCCCTCTGTGCCGTCATGGGGGTCATCCTGGATATCGTGGCATATCGGCCCTTACGGAATGCGCCTCGATTAGCCGCCCTTATTACAGCCATCGGGATGTCGATTTTCCTTCAGAACCTTGCTCTTGTGATCTGGGGAGCGGAGATAAAATCCTTCCCCCGGGCCAAGTTGCCCCCCATTTTCTCAAAGGTCGCTTTAACCATCGGAAGCATACAGGTCACCTGGCTCCAGGTCTTTATCCTTGGCGTTGCAATCGTGATAATGGCCGGACTGCACGCCATAATCCACCGGACCAAGGTGGGAACCGCCATGCGTGCCATCGCCCAGGACAAGGTTACAGCTTCCCTTATGGGCATCAACGTCAATCGCGTCATCTCTTTTACCTTCGCCATCGGTTCGGGCATGGGCGGTGTGGCCGGCATCCTCGTGGGGATGTACTACAACGCCATCTGGCCCACCATGGGGTACATCGCCGGCATCAAGGCGTTTGCGGCCGCCGTGCTCGGGGGCATAGGTTCCGTCCCCGGCGCCATGCTCGGCGGCGGAATATTGGGCATGGCGGAGGTCATGGGCGCCGGATACATATCTTCGCCATACAGGGATGGGATCGCCTACGCTGTAATGATACTTGTCATCATATTCAAACCGGCTGGTTTACTGGGCAAATCGACGGCGGAAAAGGTCTGACATGTCATTGAGCTTTCATAGGTTCAATCCAGGCAGATTGCTGAGCGGAAAAACGGCTGCGGCCTGTTTTCTTTTTTTCGTAGTCATTTTCCCCCTCCTGCCCATGGGAAGCGGTAAATCCTATTTTCTCAGAATCCTCACCTTAACCATGCTGTACATGATCCTGGCATTGGGTCTCAATATTGTTGTCGGGTTCACCGGGCTGCTGGATCTTGGATACGTAGGTTTCTACGGGATCGGCGCCTATACGGCTGGGCTGCTGACTGTTCACTATGGGATCTCCTTCTGGGTGATACTTCCCCTGGCAGCCATGAACGGGGCCCTTTGGGGGATTCTTCTTGGTGCGCCCACCCTCAGGCTTACCGGGGATTACTTTGCCATTGTTACCTTCGGTTTTTCCGAGCTGGTGGTCCTCCTTATCAGAAACGAGATATGGCTGACCCGGGGTCCAATGGGATTGCCGGGGATTAAGCCCCCTGTTTTTTTCGGCCACGTTCTGAGGAGCGGATGGGAGTTTTACTTCCTTATCCTCGCCCTTCTCGGCCTGGTGCTCTTTGTTGTCCGCCGCATCGAGGACTCGCGACTCGGGAGGGCATGGTTCGCCATCAGGGAAGATGAGATAGCGGCCGAATGTGTGGGCATCAATATCATCAACTACAAGATTATCGCTTTTGCCATCAGTGCCTCCATCGGGTCTTTGGGCGGTGCGTTTTTTGCCCGATGGTTTCTTTTTATTCACCCGGACATGTTCAAATTCTGGGAGTCCATCCTGATCCTTTGTCTTATTGTTTTCGGTGGTATGGGAAACATAAAAGGGGTCCTTTTCGGCGCCGGCATTCTTATCCCCATGACTGAGGTGCTCAGGTCCGTGCTCCAGAGTCTTCCTCGAATCATGTCTTATGTGGGTATCCACATACCGGTTGAAGCGGCCCAGAACCTGGTCCAGGCCAGGTACCTGGTTTTTGGACTTATCCTGGTATTGATGATGAGGTTCAGACCCGAGGGCCTTTTTCCCGTTGCCCGGATCAAGGCTGAAATGCATCCGGATGACTCCGAGCGGGATGCGGAAGATGATTCTCTTTACGACATGAGGTCAATAGACAAGGTGAAGGACATCTGACGGTGGTTGAGCGCAAAACATTGCTTCAGGGTTCTGGTATCGGGAAGGTCTTTGGGGGGCTGGCGGCGCTGGAGAATGTTGATCTCACAGTCAACGAGGGTGAGATCGTAGGCCTCATAGGACCTAATGGCGCGGGTAAAACCACCTTCTTTAACTGCCTTACAGGCATTACCATTCCATCCTCGGGAACGATCAATTTTATGGGTGAGGATCTGGTTCCGCCGCCGAGGATCAACCTTCTGACCCGGCTTGCCGGGATGAGCCGATTTTTTATTTTAACCTCTATACTATGGACAGTTCTCATGTTGTCCACCTACCTGGACAGTGTCGAGTTTCAGACTGAGTTTGTCATTGCGATGCTGTGTGTAGGAGCTTTCCGTCTTTTTCTCGGAGCAAGGCTTCGGCACGCTGTGCCCTGGACAAGAGGGGTTACCCTGCTTTTTGCCACCCTCGATGCGGGAATAGGCGCGGTTTTGCTGGTGAAGTTTGCCGAGTCGTATACCGATAAATCCTTCTTTGGATTTTTTCCTCTGGAGTATTTCATGATTCCCACGGCGATTCTCATGATCTCCTACCCGGGGTATTATTTTATTAACCTCCTGAGAAAGGACGTAAAATCACTTTTTGGCATCTTCACCCGACCTGACGCGGTAACCAAACTCGGCATAGCCAGGACCTTTCAGAATATCCGTCTCTTTTCCAACCTGTCGGTTGTGGAGAATGTGATGCTGGGACGGCACTGCAGGACCTCAACCAACGTCTTTTCCATAGTTCTGGGCACAAAGTTTCAGCGTAAAGAGGAGAGGGAAACGAAGGAATGGGCCATGGAAACCCTGAAGTTCGTCGGTCTTCGGCACAAGGCCGGGTTCCTGGCATCCAACCTGCCCTACGGTGAACAGCGCACCCTCGAAATTGCCCGGGCCCTGGCCACCAATCCAAAGGTTCTTCTGCTGGACGAGCCTGCCGCCGGAATGAATCCTCAGGAGACCGCCATGCTCATCCGGCTCATTGAGAGGATCAGGAAAAGCGGTATAGCCATTCTCCTTATCGAGCATGACATGAAAGTGATCATGAAGATTTCAGATCGGATCATTGTGCTTGATCATGGCCAAAAAATCGCCGAGGGTGAGCCGGAGGTGATCAAATCCGACCGTCGTGTGGTAGAGGCCTATCTGGGGTCGGCATATGCGGCGAAGTAGTCACGCCAATGGCGTGACCACCACAGTGCAGCCACTCACAGGCTGCCCCACGGGGTTTAAAAACAGGGTTTAAAAGGAGGTAAATAAGGTTTAAAACTACTAATCTCTGGTTTTACCCTGTGTAACTCTGTGTAACCCTGTGGTGTGACCTTCGAACGGTCACGCTGTGGTAAATGGGCTTTGGAAGTGTCTATTATTTCACCATGGTTTCACATCAGGTATTCATTTACAGGATGATCCTTAACGAGGTTGTCAAAACCGATGCTGAAAGTTGATGGGATTCAGACCTTTTACGGAAACATTCAGGCCCTGAAAGGGATCTCTTTTCATGTTGGTGCCGGCGAGATCGTCACCCTGATCGGCGCCAACGGCGCCGGGAAATCCACCACTCTCATGTCCGTCTCGGGGGTATATCACCCTAAAAAGGGGTCCATCATGTTTCAGGATGTGGAGATCGCCCGGTCTCAACCTGACGCCATAGTAAGGATGGGGATCTCACAGGTGCCTGAAGGAAGGCGTATATTTCCCCATCTCACGGTGAGGGAAAATCTCCTCCTGGGTTCCTACATCCGCAAGGACAGCGAGGGTGTGAAAGAGAGCCTCGAAATGGTTTTTGAGCTCTTTCCGGTAATGAAGGAGAGAAGGAACCAGGATGGTGGCACACTCTCCGGCGGAGAGCAGCAGATGCTGGCAATCGGCAGGGCCCTGATGGCAAATCCGAAGCTTCTTCTTCTTGACGAACCATCTCTTGGACTCGCTCCCATTGTCGTTGAAAAGATCTTCACCGTCATTCAGGAGATCAACAAGCAGGGTACCACCATCCTCCTCGTCGAGCAGAATGCCTTTATGGCCCTTCAGGTTGCCCAAAGGGGGTACGTTATCGAGACAGGGAATGTTGTCCTCGAGGACACCTCGGACGCCCTCCTGAGCAACCCCAAGGTCAAGGAAGCGTATCTGGGGGAGTAGGTGAGCCGTCCCGGGGTGAAGGAGAGTTGTCATGAACAGGATTCTCTTTGGAATTACGCTACCGATTTTCGTCCTGTCAATGACGGTTGCGCCCGCTCCGGCCTACGAGCCTGTTTACCACAGCCTGGAGCAACCCCGTGGCCCCATGATGGGAGGACCATTGGAGTCTAACCCCATTGTTTATTTAAACGGGGATATGACGGGCGGCAAAAGCATAAGGATCAGGACAAACGAACGCCCCCGGTGGATCGTCTCGGGGGACCTTGACGGAGACGGGGCGGACGAGGCCCTGGTACTTTTCGATAATGGCTCGCTGCGCCTTCTGCGGCCCGAAGATAAAACCATCAGCACAAGGTGGACGGTTGAAGGGATCTCCGCACAAGCTCCACCCGTCATCCTTCATTCAAAAACCGTTGCAGTCAATGAAAAGATCATTGCCGTCAGTGATCATGGAGTCCTGCAAACGCTTGGTTCAGAAAGGGGCCGATCAAGCAGGATCGCCGATGGTTTTTCCCTTCTGACCCCTCCGGTTGCAGTCGATCTGGACGGGGACGGGACCGACGAGATCGTGGGGGTTAGTGATGAAGGCCGCCTTACCGTCGTTACCGGCAGGAACGTCACAAGAACGGACAACAGCACGGTCCTCCTTCCCGATACGCGCATTTCGGCGGCGGACCTTAACGGTGACGGAAAACTCGAGGCGGTTGCCTTTTCCATGCCTACCGACAGGTTCAGTTTTGGACGCCTGGGTGATGAGACAGAGGCCCAAGGGGTCGCGGTCTTCTCCTGGGACGGAAGTATCATCAAGCTCCTGGATGAATTCAAACTGGATTCCTCAGAAGCCTTCGAGGATCTCACGCCCGTTCTCGCGGATGTCTACGATGGACCTGGAAAGGAGATCCTGGCCACCGTCACCAACGAGGGGGAAGGGTCCTCGATCAGAGTCTTTTCATTTGCAAAAAGACGGTTGACGGAAGTCAGGACGAGTCCTGTGGCAGCCGACAAATCATTTATTCAGGTCCTTGGAAAATCGGCATTTGGAGATGAGAACCGCCAATTTATTATTACAGTGGCCAACCCCTCGGGAATGGGCGATCTGGAGCTGTTCAGGACCGATCTGGCTACGACCCGGCTGGTCCGAAAGAACAGTATTTCAACCCATATTGCCGGATCACGTAATCTGGACCTGGCTCTCATAGGCGATTTCAACAATGACGGGTACAATGACCTGATCGCTCCTGATGAAACGGGAAAGACTCTTGAGCTCTTTTTCCTTGAGAAGAACCGTATCAAGGAAACGCCTATCCTTGTCAGCGGTAAAAGGCTTTCGACGAACCTGTGTTCGGGTGATTTTAACGGTGACGGGAAAGGCGACCTCGCGGCTGGATACGAGGACGGAACCATAGTCTTTCTACTGGGACGGTAGGATATTGAGTTTCCAGCTTGTTTCCGACTATTCTCCCAGGGGAGATCAGCCTCGGGCGATAGAGGCCCTTTCCAGGGGAATTTCGGAAAAAAAGGATTACCAGGTCCTTCTTGGGGTCACCGGCTCCGGAAAGACATTCACCCTCGCCAACGTCATATTCGAAATCCAGCGTCCAACGCTTATCCTCGCTCACAATAAAACCCTCGCGGCGCAGCTCTACCAGGAATTCAAAGCCTTTTTTCCCAACAACGCCATCGAATATTTTGT
It contains:
- a CDS encoding ABC transporter ATP-binding protein yields the protein MIPTAILMISYPGYYFINLLRKDVKSLFGIFTRPDAVTKLGIARTFQNIRLFSNLSVVENVMLGRHCRTSTNVFSIVLGTKFQRKEERETKEWAMETLKFVGLRHKAGFLASNLPYGEQRTLEIARALATNPKVLLLDEPAAGMNPQETAMLIRLIERIRKSGIAILLIEHDMKVIMKISDRIIVLDHGQKIAEGEPEVIKSDRRVVEAYLGSAYAAK
- a CDS encoding ABC transporter ATP-binding protein is translated as MLKVDGIQTFYGNIQALKGISFHVGAGEIVTLIGANGAGKSTTLMSVSGVYHPKKGSIMFQDVEIARSQPDAIVRMGISQVPEGRRIFPHLTVRENLLLGSYIRKDSEGVKESLEMVFELFPVMKERRNQDGGTLSGGEQQMLAIGRALMANPKLLLLDEPSLGLAPIVVEKIFTVIQEINKQGTTILLVEQNAFMALQVAQRGYVIETGNVVLEDTSDALLSNPKVKEAYLGE
- a CDS encoding branched-chain amino acid ABC transporter permease, with the protein product MGSGKSYFLRILTLTMLYMILALGLNIVVGFTGLLDLGYVGFYGIGAYTAGLLTVHYGISFWVILPLAAMNGALWGILLGAPTLRLTGDYFAIVTFGFSELVVLLIRNEIWLTRGPMGLPGIKPPVFFGHVLRSGWEFYFLILALLGLVLFVVRRIEDSRLGRAWFAIREDEIAAECVGINIINYKIIAFAISASIGSLGGAFFARWFLFIHPDMFKFWESILILCLIVFGGMGNIKGVLFGAGILIPMTEVLRSVLQSLPRIMSYVGIHIPVEAAQNLVQARYLVFGLILVLMMRFRPEGLFPVARIKAEMHPDDSERDAEDDSLYDMRSIDKVKDI
- a CDS encoding VCBS repeat-containing protein, with product MNRILFGITLPIFVLSMTVAPAPAYEPVYHSLEQPRGPMMGGPLESNPIVYLNGDMTGGKSIRIRTNERPRWIVSGDLDGDGADEALVLFDNGSLRLLRPEDKTISTRWTVEGISAQAPPVILHSKTVAVNEKIIAVSDHGVLQTLGSERGRSSRIADGFSLLTPPVAVDLDGDGTDEIVGVSDEGRLTVVTGRNVTRTDNSTVLLPDTRISAADLNGDGKLEAVAFSMPTDRFSFGRLGDETEAQGVAVFSWDGSIIKLLDEFKLDSSEAFEDLTPVLADVYDGPGKEILATVTNEGEGSSIRVFSFAKRRLTEVRTSPVAADKSFIQVLGKSAFGDENRQFIITVANPSGMGDLELFRTDLATTRLVRKNSISTHIAGSRNLDLALIGDFNNDGYNDLIAPDETGKTLELFFLEKNRIKETPILVSGKRLSTNLCSGDFNGDGKGDLAAGYEDGTIVFLLGR
- a CDS encoding branched-chain amino acid ABC transporter permease yields the protein MSLFGQQVINGITLGSVYALIAVGYTMVYGVIELINFAHGEVYMMGAFFSFTMVTSMGLSIWVAFPVAIALCAVMGVILDIVAYRPLRNAPRLAALITAIGMSIFLQNLALVIWGAEIKSFPRAKLPPIFSKVALTIGSIQVTWLQVFILGVAIVIMAGLHAIIHRTKVGTAMRAIAQDKVTASLMGINVNRVISFTFAIGSGMGGVAGILVGMYYNAIWPTMGYIAGIKAFAAAVLGGIGSVPGAMLGGGILGMAEVMGAGYISSPYRDGIAYAVMILVIIFKPAGLLGKSTAEKV
- a CDS encoding ABC transporter substrate-binding protein gives rise to the protein MMKKKSLVWKLALVAVGLTFIFAACAKKKEEAKVEKAIKIPVASPFTGPLATFGEGVKNAALLMGEEVNAAGGINGRKVEIVLGDDLCDPKEAANVATKFAADPDVYIVIGHLCSSSTMAALPIYKEAKLPAISPASTNPSIGKMSPYYFRDVYKDDFQGVFLAKYVKKAMGWNKIAVFYETNDYSIGLKNAFEGEAKTLGIKIVGEEAYTSDTTDFTPQLTKIKSSKPDAIFIPGYAPQATLIISQAAKLGMKVGYFGADGLDDKIMLENPDAEGLLITSPFLPDKAGPGAQGFIKAYKAKYGVEPNWFAANTYDAVGMAVQAIRKVGTNREKIRDYLASMNSPEKAYKGVTGATYFDENGDCLKPAFVKTIRNGKWLSAEKQMTD